The window GACGCCTGCCTCCGGCAGGCCGCCGCGGTAGCCGGCGAAAGCGAGGTCTCCGCCAATTTATCCATCATCGCCCTCACGAAGGTCGTCTGGGCGAGGGCGTTGATCGCAAGCGGCCGGCCCGAGGAGGCCGGCCCGCTTTTGGAACAGGCAGAACGTCTGTGGGCTACGATCCAGACCCCCTGGGGCCGGGCGCGATCCGCGCTGGTCGCGTTCGACCTCCACCGTGCGATGGCCCAGCCGGCGCTCGCCGGTCGAGCCATCCACAAAGCCCTCGACGAGGGACGACAGGCAGGCGATCGGCAGGCGCAACTTCAGGCACTCGAACGAGCGCTCACCCTACCCTCGTTCATGGAAACCGCCGTTTGCGCGCCTCTCGGAGCCGAAATCACGTGGTTGAGGGAGCGGCTGGGCATCCCGAGGATGCCGGTGGACGCATGGCTGACCGTATACCGTGCATCGGCCGGCAGGGAGTTGGCGGAATCGCCAGACGACGCCCTCGGGCGGTGCCTCCGCGAGGTGGTGGAGCGGCTGGAGGTCAGCAGCTAGCGCAGGGCTTGATCAGCGCCGTCATCCGCGGGGCCGCATCGAGGGGCAGGTAGTAGATTACCAGGAAATAGGTGTCTTCCGGCATCGATCGGTAGATGCGTTCGAAATCGGTGCGGTCCTTCACGAGCTGATCGGCCATCTCCACGATGACCATCCCGCCTCGGAGTTCGCTCTCGCGGTAGGCGATGCTCGACGGATCTATGTGCAACAACACGACGCCGTTGGACGCCGGGATCTCCAGGTCGCGCGCCAGTTCGTAGGTGAGATCATCCACGGCAAACCCCAGATCTCGCTCGAGCCGATCCCGCGTCGAATCGGATGCGACCAGGGGGAAGGCACGTGTGGAGGGGATAAAACGAGGGGGCGCCGGCACGGCGGAGGCGCTGGCAAGAATCGCGAGAGCGAAAAAGCCGGCCAGAGCGAGTTTACCGAATACCTTCATGGGTATGTCCTTCTCTGAGTGAGCGATTCGGACGCAGGGTGGGAGCCTGTGTACGGGGGGGCCACGGGGGGGTGTTGGCCAGAACGTATAAGCAGGGTATCGGCCGGAAACGATATAGTTTAAATAGGGGATCGCCCGTCATACAGGGGTTCTTAAGCGAATACCTTGGAACCGGGCCGGAAATAGCCGCAAGAGATACTGGTTTGCTTCTTGCTTTACCCGCACGAACCGGGGAACTTGCGTTGAAAAACCGGCAGAAATTGGCCTTTTTTTGCGTCTTTTTTTCCTGCCTGATGTGCTTTTTGAGGACCCTTTCCTGGGCGGCATGGGTAGGACGGAAGCGATACCACCGACGTCGTATTCAATTAAGAATCATCGGAACATGGATACAGTGAAGCTCAAGACGGTGAAGCTCAGTATCGATCAGAAAGAAATGGATCTTCCGATCGTGGTCGGGACCGAGCAAGAAGTGGGCATCGGCATCTCCAAGCTGCGCGGCCAGACGGGCGCGATCACACTGGATGTCGGGTTCGGAAATACCGGTTCTTGCCAGAGCGCCATCACGTATATCGATGGCGACCTGGGGATCCTCCGTTATCGGGGGTATCCGATCGAGCAGTTGGCCGAACAGTCCTCATTCACCGAAGTGTGTTACCTGCTCGTCAAGGGCGAACTACCGACGGCCGAGCAGCTGGCCGGCTTCGAGGCTCAGCTGAAGCGCCACAGCCTGCTCCACGAGGACCTTAAGAAGTTCTTCGAGGGCTACCCGGGAAGTGCGCATCCGATGAGCGTGTTGTCGAGCATGGTGTCTACCCTGTCGACCTTTTACCCGGAGTCCGACGCGCATGAGGATGTCGAATTAAACATCATCCGCCTCCTCGCCAAGCTGAGCACTATCGCCGCGTTCTCCTACAAAAAATCCATCGGTCAACCGTACGTCTATCCCCGGAACGCGCTGGACTATCCCAGCAACTTCCTGAACATGATGTTTGCGGTGCCATCCGAAAACTACGAGGTGAGTAAGACGCTCGCCGAGGCGCTGGACCTGCTGCTGATCCTCCACGCGGAGCACGAGCAGAACTGCAGCACCTCCACGGTGCGCATGGTTGGCAGCAGCGGCGCCAACCTCTTCGCCTCGATCTCCGCCGGCATCAACGCCCTCTCCGGCCCACTCCACGGCGGCGCCAACCAGGAGGTCATCGAGATGCTGAAGATGATCGTGGCCGACGGCGGGGACTACAAGAAATACGTCGAGAAAGCCAAGAACAAGGACGACGACTTCCGGCTCATGGGCTTCGGCCACCGCGTCTACAAGAACTTCGACCCGCGCGCCAAAATCATCAAAAAGGCCGCCGACAAGGTGCTCGACGAACTCGGCGTCGAGGACCCGCTACTCGATGTCGCCAAAAACCTCGAACGCATCGCCCTGGAAGACAGCTACTTCGTCGAGCGCAAGCTGTACCCTAACGTCGATTTCTACAGCGGCATCCTCTACCGCGCCATGGGCCTGCCGACCAACATGTACACGGTGATGTTCGCCATCGGCCGGCTGCCCGGCTGGATCGCCCAGTGGAAAGAACTCCGCCAGGACCCCGACACCCGCATCTTCCGCCCCCGCCAGATCTACATCGGCCCCACGGAACGGGATTACGTGCACGTCAGCAAGCGGTGATAGATGGTTAATTGTTAATGGTTGATTGTTAATGGTCAGTGATTAAACCACATCGACCATTGACGATCGATCATCGACCATCAATCATTCCCGCTCCAGGTAGATGCCTTCGCAGATGCGCGAGAGGTGATGGAGATCGGCCTGGCTGACGCGGGAAGCGAAAAAGGTAATCGTGTCGCTGATGTCTGGATGCATTTCCAGGAGCAGGGCGCGGCCTTTGTCGGTGATCGTGTGCAGCGCCACGCGCCGGTCGGTGTCGGATCGCCGGCGGTCCACCAGGCCGCGCTCCACGAGCCGGTCCATGAGGCGGGTGACGTCCGGGCTGCGGTCGATCATCCGGCCGTGCACCTCGCATCGGGGGTAGCCATCCGCCGGCGCCCCTCGTAAAATCCGCAGGATGTTGTACTGGCTGCGGGTGATGTCGTACTTCTGCGCCGCCCGTTCCAGCCGCTCGTTCATAAAGGACGCGGCTACCAGCAGATTCAGGGCGGCCTCCTGCGCTTCGCTCTCAAACGGAGCCTCCTGCTTGATCCATGTCTTAAGTCCTTCCGGCATCGCGCTCGTCCTCTGGTTTCTTGCCGGCCACGCCCGGGTATGAACACTCAGGTGTCCGCTCACAAACCCGGCGGCGTCAGCGTATGGGTTGTTGCCAAGATAACGTACGCGCCAGGTCGCACCAAGGGTCGGAATCGGTCAAAAGCGCAGATCCGATGAAAAGCGCGCCTCGGCGCGGGTACGCATCGGGATCATGCCGATGAGGTCGATGAGGTGATTGACCGAAAAGGGCTTCGCGAGAAAATACTCGGCGCCGGCCTGCTTGCTGCGCTTCCGGCTGAGGTCGTTGGGCATCCCGGTCATCATGACGATCGGGATGTGCCGCAACAAAGGGTCCCCCTTGATCGCCTGTAGCGTCGAAAATCCGTTCATCTCGGCCATACGGATGTCCAGGAGGACGATATCCGGGACGACTCCGGACGCGATGTCGAACCCTTCGCTGCCGTTGCTGGCCTCGAACACCTGGTAGCCGCGGTCCTCCAGGACAAAGCGAATCGTCCGGCGGAGCAGGGCATCATCGTCGATGATCAGAATGCTGGTACTCATGGGAGCGGAGGAATCGGTGAGAGGAGTGGGAGGCGCAGGCTCAGCCTGCCAGGACGGTGCGTACGAGGCGGAGCAGTTCGGAAGCGGTGTAGGGCTTCGCGAGGAAGTCGTGCGGAACAACGCCTACGCGATCGAGCACTTGCTCGCGCGTGATGCCCCCGCTGACGGCGAGGATGCGCGCCTCGGGGTCCATGTCGTACAGCGCCTGCATCAGACGCGCGCCATCGAGGCTCGGCATCATGATGTCGGTGATGACCGCGGCAATATCGCCGCGGTGCCGGGCGTAGGCTTCGAGGCCCAGCTTGCCGTCCGCCGCGAGGAGTACCCGGTAGCCGTTGTCTTCCAGGACGGATTGCGTAAGGGCGCGCATGGCCGGCTCGTCGTCGATCACCAGAATGGTTTCGCCCAGGCCGGCCGGCGCGGCGTCCGGATTCAGCGCCGCCGGCGCCCGCGCGAGGTCGACCGCCGGGAGGTAGACCCTGAACTGCGACCCGTGGGCGGGCTCGCTGTCGATGGCTATGTATCCACCGTGGCTCTTGACGATGCCGAGGGTAGTGGACAGGCCGAGGCCCGTGCCGCGGGCTTTGGTCGTAAAGAAGGGGTCGAAGATCTTGTCGATCACATCCTGCGACATGCCGGTGCCGCTATCCGTCACGGCGATCATCACGAAGCGGCCGGAACGCGCCTCGGGCAGGTAGCCGGCAGACACTTCGTCGAGCACGATATTCACGGCGCGAATACGGATCATACCGCCATCGGGCATGGCGTCGCGTGCGTTGATGCACAGATTCATCAACACCTGATGGAGCTGGGTGGCATCACCCTCGACACCCCAGAGGTTCTCGTCGGCATAGATACGCTGCTCGATCGTCGGGGGCAGCGCCTCGCTGATGAGGCTCTGCACTTCGTGGATGAGCCGGCGCACGTCCACCGCCACCCGCTCACCCTCGACGCCCCGGGCGAACGACAGCACCTGCCGCAGCAGATCCGCCCCGCGCTGCGACGAAGCCTCGAGGGTGTCGAGCAACTGGAGGCTCCGCTCGTCCGCGGTGCGGTTGCGCAGCAGCTGGACGGACATCATGATCGGGCCGAGGATGTTGTTCATGTCGTGCGCGATGCCCCCGGCGAGGGTGCCCAGGCTTTCCATACGCTGGGAACGCAGGAGCTGGGTTTCGAGGGTGCGGCGCTCGGTGATGTCGGTATTCACCACCAGGATGTCGCCAGGCAGCTCGGGCGCATCGCGTAGCGACGTCCACCGGCTCTGGACGGCCACCTCTTCGCCGTTCTGGGTAAACTGGCGCAACTCGCCGGCCCAGGCGCCATGCTCGCGCATCGTGGCGAGCGCCCGGTCGAACCGGGTGTCGCCGGCGTCGTGCAGGAGGCTGCGCGCGCTCTGCCCGATCGCCATGTCGCGCGGCCAGCCGTAAAGCTGCCGGGCACGCTGGTTCCAGAACAGGATGTCGCTCTCGCGCCCGAGGATGTAGATTGCGTCCTGCGTGACGTCCAGCAACGCATCCGCCGTCGCCCGTGCGCGCTCGGACGACGCCAGCAGGGCGAGGTCCTCGAGCATCTTGCACTGATCGGTCGACAGGGCGCGGGGCACGATGTCGAGCAGACAGAGCCGGCTCGCGTCCGCCCCGCCGGGGATGGGGAATGCAGCAAAAAAGCGATACCCGAGCGACTCGCCAAATACGGGGATAGTCTCCTGGATCAGGTCGTAGAGCACGACGGCTTCCTCAAGACCGTCCCCTCCAGGCAGATCCGCGGCGCGAAGGGAGGTATGGGGTTCCAGCCCAGACGAAGCGACGATGTGTTGGGCATCGCCCTGACCAAAAATGACGACCGCCACCGGCACACCAGCCGTTCGGGCAGCGAGGCGGGCCAGACGATGAAACGACTCATGACGGGGCGACAACGCGAGGCGCGCGGAGGGCTCCAGCTCGACCTGCATATGGGTAGGGGGCCAGTGGGGAGGACATCAGAAGGCTCCCCCGAGTATCGACCGTGTATCGCGCTCGCTTAAACCCGCGCGCCCAGGGGTCAATCTTCTTCCGTGGAGGCTCCGCTCAGCAGGTACAAAACGGCCATGCGTACGGCGACGCCGTTGGTCACCTGGCTGAGAATGACGGCGCGCTCGTGGTCCACCACCTCGGAGGCCAGCTCGACCCCGCGATTCACAGGCCCCGGATGCATCACGATCAGGTCCGGATGGGCCTCCATATCCTCCATCTTGAGCCCAAACTGCGTGTGGTACTCGCGCAGGCTGGGGAAAAGGCTGGCGCCCTGGCGTTCGAGCTGGATGCGGAGCGCCATCGCCACGTCGCATCCCTCGAGGGCCTCGGCAAGCCGGTGCGTCACCCGGACGCCCATCTGCTCGATGCCGACCGGGATGAGCGTGCTCGGACCGCAGAGCGTGACGTTGGCGCCGAGGCGGGTGAGGGCGAAGATGTTGGATCGGGCAACCCGGCTGTGCGTGATGTCGCCGATGATGGCCACGTTGAGGCCTTCGAAGGAAGGGAAGCGGTCGGAGATGGTAAGACAGTCGAGCAACGCCTGGGTGGGATGCTCGTGGGCGCCGTCGCCGGCGTTGATGACC of the Rhodothermales bacterium genome contains:
- a CDS encoding PDZ domain-containing protein — encoded protein: MKVFGKLALAGFFALAILASASAVPAPPRFIPSTRAFPLVASDSTRDRLERDLGFAVDDLTYELARDLEIPASNGVVLLHIDPSSIAYRESELRGGMVIVEMADQLVKDRTDFERIYRSMPEDTYFLVIYYLPLDAAPRMTALIKPCASC
- a CDS encoding ATP-binding protein codes for the protein MQVELEPSARLALSPRHESFHRLARLAARTAGVPVAVVIFGQGDAQHIVASSGLEPHTSLRAADLPGGDGLEEAVVLYDLIQETIPVFGESLGYRFFAAFPIPGGADASRLCLLDIVPRALSTDQCKMLEDLALLASSERARATADALLDVTQDAIYILGRESDILFWNQRARQLYGWPRDMAIGQSARSLLHDAGDTRFDRALATMREHGAWAGELRQFTQNGEEVAVQSRWTSLRDAPELPGDILVVNTDITERRTLETQLLRSQRMESLGTLAGGIAHDMNNILGPIMMSVQLLRNRTADERSLQLLDTLEASSQRGADLLRQVLSFARGVEGERVAVDVRRLIHEVQSLISEALPPTIEQRIYADENLWGVEGDATQLHQVLMNLCINARDAMPDGGMIRIRAVNIVLDEVSAGYLPEARSGRFVMIAVTDSGTGMSQDVIDKIFDPFFTTKARGTGLGLSTTLGIVKSHGGYIAIDSEPAHGSQFRVYLPAVDLARAPAALNPDAAPAGLGETILVIDDEPAMRALTQSVLEDNGYRVLLAADGKLGLEAYARHRGDIAAVITDIMMPSLDGARLMQALYDMDPEARILAVSGGITREQVLDRVGVVPHDFLAKPYTASELLRLVRTVLAG
- a CDS encoding response regulator, whose amino-acid sequence is MSTSILIIDDDALLRRTIRFVLEDRGYQVFEASNGSEGFDIASGVVPDIVLLDIRMAEMNGFSTLQAIKGDPLLRHIPIVMMTGMPNDLSRKRSKQAGAEYFLAKPFSVNHLIDLIGMIPMRTRAEARFSSDLRF
- a CDS encoding aspartate carbamoyltransferase catalytic subunit — encoded protein: MTAATGLETTPPLTALRHRHLLGLATYGADEIQLILETARHFRDVLDRPIKRVPSLRGVTVVNLFFESSTRTRISFELAEKRLSADTISFSASGSSVSKGESLKDTAQNIEAMKVDMAVIRHRSPGAAHFLTRCVDSVVINAGDGAHEHPTQALLDCLTISDRFPSFEGLNVAIIGDITHSRVARSNIFALTRLGANVTLCGPSTLIPVGIEQMGVRVTHRLAEALEGCDVAMALRIQLERQGASLFPSLREYHTQFGLKMEDMEAHPDLIVMHPGPVNRGVELASEVVDHERAVILSQVTNGVAVRMAVLYLLSGASTEED
- a CDS encoding winged helix DNA-binding protein yields the protein MPEGLKTWIKQEAPFESEAQEAALNLLVAASFMNERLERAAQKYDITRSQYNILRILRGAPADGYPRCEVHGRMIDRSPDVTRLMDRLVERGLVDRRRSDTDRRVALHTITDKGRALLLEMHPDISDTITFFASRVSQADLHHLSRICEGIYLERE
- a CDS encoding citrate synthase, encoding MDTVKLKTVKLSIDQKEMDLPIVVGTEQEVGIGISKLRGQTGAITLDVGFGNTGSCQSAITYIDGDLGILRYRGYPIEQLAEQSSFTEVCYLLVKGELPTAEQLAGFEAQLKRHSLLHEDLKKFFEGYPGSAHPMSVLSSMVSTLSTFYPESDAHEDVELNIIRLLAKLSTIAAFSYKKSIGQPYVYPRNALDYPSNFLNMMFAVPSENYEVSKTLAEALDLLLILHAEHEQNCSTSTVRMVGSSGANLFASISAGINALSGPLHGGANQEVIEMLKMIVADGGDYKKYVEKAKNKDDDFRLMGFGHRVYKNFDPRAKIIKKAADKVLDELGVEDPLLDVAKNLERIALEDSYFVERKLYPNVDFYSGILYRAMGLPTNMYTVMFAIGRLPGWIAQWKELRQDPDTRIFRPRQIYIGPTERDYVHVSKR